One Cupriavidus necator N-1 DNA window includes the following coding sequences:
- a CDS encoding PIN domain-containing protein, with product MTSNFAVVYDACALYPAPLRDLLMRLALTDLYRAKWANQIHDEWIRNLLARRPELSADRLAGTRELMNRSVRDSLVSGYEHLIESIELPDPDDRHVVAAAIHSGSEAIITFNMKDFPETALKEFNVEAIHPDDFVVDLFDLNAGKVLAAVAEHRASLKNPPKSPSEYLTTLSAQGLTQTVLILTQYSLAI from the coding sequence ATGACTTCCAACTTCGCTGTAGTCTACGATGCCTGCGCTCTCTATCCTGCTCCGCTGCGCGATCTGCTGATGCGGCTCGCGCTGACCGACCTGTACCGTGCAAAGTGGGCGAATCAAATTCATGACGAGTGGATTCGCAACCTCCTTGCGCGGCGGCCGGAGCTTTCCGCGGATCGCCTTGCAGGCACGCGCGAACTGATGAACCGAAGTGTTCGCGATTCGCTGGTTAGCGGCTATGAGCACCTTATTGAGTCCATTGAGTTGCCTGATCCTGATGATCGACATGTGGTTGCGGCCGCAATTCATAGCGGCTCGGAGGCAATCATCACGTTCAATATGAAGGACTTCCCGGAAACCGCACTCAAGGAGTTCAACGTCGAGGCGATCCACCCGGACGATTTCGTCGTGGACCTCTTTGATCTGAATGCAGGGAAGGTCCTGGCGGCAGTGGCGGAACACCGTGCATCTCTGAAGAATCCACCGAAGTCTCCTTCGGAGTATTTGACTACCCTTTCGGCGCAAGGCCTGACGCAAACGGTGTTGATCCTAACGCAGTACAGTCTGGCAATCTGA
- a CDS encoding calcium-binding protein, producing MAKRRIDSKREQRISMEIVVDAYTEEECAMAWYCHLEETLSFPFEARVRQTLAASPLRVSEQVCVTGLAHDQLCRFAIFVRAQHNQRDLVVPLAQLVPLRANQSTRLAVSDWHYWCDQGYSF from the coding sequence ATGGCAAAGCGCAGAATTGACAGTAAACGCGAACAGCGCATCTCGATGGAGATCGTTGTCGACGCATACACCGAAGAAGAATGCGCGATGGCGTGGTACTGCCATCTTGAAGAAACACTGAGCTTTCCATTCGAAGCGCGGGTACGTCAAACCTTGGCCGCTTCTCCGCTACGCGTCAGTGAGCAAGTCTGCGTCACCGGACTCGCTCATGACCAATTGTGCCGCTTTGCCATTTTTGTTCGAGCGCAGCACAACCAGCGTGATCTCGTCGTTCCCCTTGCCCAACTTGTCCCGCTTCGCGCCAACCAGAGCACGAGGCTTGCGGTCTCCGACTGGCACTACTGGTGCGACCAAGGCTACAGCTTCTGA
- a CDS encoding Wadjet anti-phage system protein JetA family protein → MVDSGYPQFFRPLTLKRRGLIAACIRAFYARLYGSHADYRSILGREDLRDLFVQTMQSATLPADPTGEDGEDGFAAGDLADDQKLASAIVRLLVADGWLETAEDRVRLVTAYRFTRAGKIFAQALTLADRPRERTRQRNMRSCKNALSAFIERRDVEDLLDAYEYADRVIADLSEDIELFYDLARKILLDAHVQGNWDGFIEFVERRFRDEFSPRLVYDNAERHRLDIGALIERLNELSAAEMQAIDDDLANHAAWAAQSAPDGAILRWMLDRIDEMVTAACRTKQPELFRAMESYVRRHVVLLSQSLFMGASGSGAALSTLIRRLGDIPERDQRAWLERQGAALAPVSVALYDPAAVQPRKAAERNRAQAVSIVPEITREERLRQFVRQAEERAFSLSHQEVVDYLLGSMRGTGALRLSELPVDDAIQALSLLRAVEAARDQEGLDVERLDAEPLDNAIMSGTDYAIRRRHIGHG, encoded by the coding sequence ATGGTGGATTCGGGGTATCCGCAGTTCTTTCGTCCGTTGACGCTGAAGAGGCGAGGGCTGATCGCTGCCTGCATCCGCGCATTCTATGCGCGGCTTTATGGTTCTCATGCCGACTACCGTTCCATCCTTGGGCGCGAGGACTTGCGTGACCTCTTTGTCCAGACCATGCAGTCCGCCACGCTGCCGGCCGACCCTACCGGTGAAGACGGCGAAGACGGATTCGCCGCCGGTGACCTGGCCGACGACCAGAAGCTGGCAAGTGCCATCGTGCGCCTCCTTGTCGCGGACGGCTGGCTCGAAACCGCCGAGGATCGCGTCCGGCTGGTTACCGCCTACCGCTTCACCCGAGCCGGCAAGATCTTCGCACAGGCGCTGACGCTGGCCGACCGCCCACGCGAACGGACCCGTCAGCGCAACATGCGCTCCTGCAAGAATGCACTGAGTGCCTTCATCGAGCGCCGCGATGTGGAGGACCTGCTCGACGCCTACGAGTATGCCGATCGGGTCATTGCCGACCTCTCCGAAGATATCGAGCTCTTCTACGACCTGGCTCGCAAAATACTGCTCGATGCACATGTGCAGGGCAATTGGGATGGGTTCATCGAATTCGTAGAGCGACGTTTTCGTGATGAGTTCTCGCCCCGCCTGGTCTATGACAATGCCGAGCGCCACCGGCTGGACATCGGGGCGCTAATCGAACGTCTTAACGAGTTGAGCGCGGCGGAGATGCAGGCCATTGACGATGACCTGGCCAACCACGCGGCATGGGCCGCGCAGTCCGCGCCTGACGGGGCTATCTTGAGATGGATGCTTGATCGGATCGACGAGATGGTGACCGCGGCCTGCCGGACCAAGCAGCCGGAATTGTTCCGGGCTATGGAAAGCTATGTCCGCCGCCATGTGGTCTTGTTGTCGCAGAGTCTGTTCATGGGGGCATCGGGCAGCGGGGCGGCATTGTCCACCCTGATCCGCCGCCTGGGGGATATCCCGGAGCGGGATCAGCGCGCGTGGCTGGAGCGGCAGGGAGCGGCGCTCGCACCGGTAAGCGTGGCGCTGTATGATCCCGCCGCTGTGCAGCCGAGAAAGGCCGCCGAGCGTAACCGGGCACAGGCCGTGAGCATCGTTCCGGAGATCACGCGGGAGGAGCGTTTGCGTCAATTCGTACGGCAAGCGGAGGAGCGGGCCTTCTCCCTGTCGCATCAAGAGGTCGTGGATTACTTGCTCGGTTCCATGCGCGGCACGGGCGCGCTGCGCCTGTCCGAGTTGCCGGTCGACGATGCCATCCAGGCGTTATCGTTGTTGCGGGCAGTCGAGGCAGCACGGGACCAAGAGGGACTGGACGTGGAGCGGCTAGACGCCGAGCCGCTGGACAATGCCATCATGTCGGGCACTGACTATGCAATCAGGAGGCGACACATTGGCCATGGATGA
- a CDS encoding DUF4194 domain-containing protein, whose amino-acid sequence MDEITIGQLVEAELKAGGVRPEAFRQILGRLFGLSILHREDSAIERQLYDDAVRIEGLLNAYFDVGGFRLLHERHQSYFRLYPPGARVPGLPAEDDAIAVDAVRAKLSADFVACCLVLRLLYNESLRQGSINERNEALVTVEYLNATLTAQVRRSLPAKTAREKLFADLKRARLIDYRADSEVEDADALVAIRGTILQFVADSSIDALLAETPTPVSAVTSPEPDNEA is encoded by the coding sequence ATGGATGAAATTACGATTGGGCAACTGGTGGAAGCGGAACTGAAGGCGGGAGGCGTCAGGCCGGAGGCGTTCCGGCAGATTCTCGGCCGCCTGTTCGGGCTGTCCATCCTGCACCGCGAGGACAGCGCCATCGAGCGTCAACTCTACGACGACGCCGTGCGTATCGAGGGCCTGCTCAATGCGTACTTCGACGTGGGCGGGTTCCGGCTGCTGCACGAGCGGCATCAGAGTTATTTTCGGCTTTACCCGCCGGGGGCGCGCGTGCCGGGACTGCCCGCCGAGGACGATGCTATCGCGGTGGATGCCGTGCGGGCGAAGCTCTCTGCCGATTTCGTGGCATGCTGCCTGGTGCTTCGCTTGCTGTACAACGAAAGCCTGCGGCAAGGCTCGATCAACGAGCGCAACGAAGCGCTCGTCACCGTGGAATACCTGAATGCCACGCTGACTGCGCAGGTGCGCCGCTCACTGCCGGCCAAGACTGCGCGGGAGAAGCTCTTCGCCGACCTGAAGCGTGCCCGCCTGATCGACTACCGGGCGGATTCCGAGGTGGAAGATGCTGACGCTCTGGTCGCCATTCGTGGGACGATCCTGCAGTTCGTGGCGGATTCCTCCATTGATGCCCTGCTGGCCGAAACACCGACGCCCGTGTCGGCCGTCACGTCGCCGGAGCCTGACAATGAAGCTTGA
- a CDS encoding ATP-binding protein, producing MKLEKLILVNWGFVVSREYPFGHTTLLSGSTGVGKSSFQDAIQLVMTGGKQHINVFNSAQDESGASRAGGKVRRTLASYAVGMRDNLCVRPYGSHTYVVAVFAPDDGESAEPFSAVVAVEAAVSGTREQGRSVDVARKLYFVLPGSRVLEADFIESRKGNSITAVKVEDIYHRLRQRYPRVLPFENSIEDYLCKLYAEFRGGGKTLVGPREAEAAARAFVQSIARKTVGSVDELIREQVLAEPDFSDQIGHIASLMQNVQRLRKIATELLACRERLAVLKAHADAFLAAFEEAMEAELGEALRRQQDVEEEIQRLEACRRIALAEVEKQQALADRHAQALKRATELHGTAKGRLNGNPVAQERERLGREMAMATESRTRIALDVLAALTGLRGVLDELAALAKQPAAHTCAYAPHVERLVVDAAAIDAADGQAAARELAAMLTGAQIDPASLRRDRFARLDAALAPIAQRLQGADGLYGAVVQQQARESDRATALQGEIDDLKRRRQGLEDGHFDLPAHVEAAVRYLEAKMPGAHPRVLCNLVQPREGSRWQNAIEGLLGGNRFVILVTAQYEASAIRALRHELPATRQGREASVVQGELAKRRAENQALTPDAMLQELVIADETARAYLVASYGRYVKVADAQALRGAPQALTVDGMASGGFKMFSSWVEDGELAFGAEARRKRVVRLARQIDEKTRERDAHLASGAELAAWGARLLGLKLVPVAPMLDELGETQRGLSSLGAQLASLDDSDLIVLERRVARAEQLLDGHHRLSNAASRLAGEAAGQARGFEGNIADAEAKLVECRDAVRQVNARVAELIRLNPHFDPVRLDQRARQAATEQTSASFDGRRRQQAGLYRQEREAFERKLEAHNLLSSSFDERVDFQPCHSTQGEYEWQAYGGIPAARRQISAMLERLDQVRILNNTSELGGAEKSFNNTFSTHFALAVRTAVEQGIDPLKRLNEKLKRLAFGEDRFEIEYGQMVKEYKKYFDLFQELNRLAETQTPVDLFSAAEGVLSADSVMALDDIKLLLLDTNRDHALRRLKDIADYRNYRQYDIRKYSEDGREASLARMATFSGGELMTPAYLVRAAVLAQAFRQFEKTPSLKLMMIDEAFDKMDEGRTAAVMRYLNENLGLQLVVAMPSRASGPLLELFSFEHRFSLMKVEGLAGELDKITEVDSSLLKADRLHALWTERREAVRREAAGQFDLQEARKQLVSDMGT from the coding sequence ATGAAGCTTGAGAAGCTCATCCTGGTCAACTGGGGCTTCGTGGTGTCCCGGGAATACCCCTTTGGCCACACCACCTTGCTGTCGGGTTCGACCGGGGTGGGGAAGTCCTCTTTCCAGGACGCAATCCAGCTGGTCATGACCGGCGGCAAGCAGCATATCAACGTTTTCAACTCGGCGCAGGACGAGAGCGGCGCCTCGCGCGCGGGCGGCAAGGTGAGGCGGACGCTCGCGTCCTACGCGGTAGGCATGCGCGACAACCTCTGCGTCCGGCCGTATGGGTCGCACACCTATGTCGTCGCCGTCTTCGCACCCGATGACGGGGAGTCCGCCGAGCCATTCAGCGCCGTGGTGGCCGTGGAAGCCGCCGTGTCCGGTACACGCGAGCAAGGCCGCAGCGTCGATGTGGCACGCAAGCTCTACTTTGTGCTGCCGGGCAGCCGCGTGCTGGAGGCGGATTTCATCGAGTCGCGCAAAGGCAATTCGATTACGGCAGTAAAGGTCGAGGATATCTATCATCGGCTGCGCCAGCGCTATCCGCGCGTCCTGCCGTTCGAGAACAGCATCGAAGACTATCTGTGCAAGCTCTATGCCGAGTTTCGCGGCGGCGGCAAGACGCTGGTCGGGCCGCGCGAGGCGGAAGCGGCGGCGCGGGCTTTTGTCCAGTCCATTGCCCGCAAAACCGTCGGCTCGGTGGACGAGCTGATCCGGGAGCAGGTGCTGGCCGAGCCTGATTTCTCCGATCAGATCGGGCATATCGCGTCGCTCATGCAGAACGTGCAACGTCTGCGCAAGATCGCCACCGAATTACTGGCGTGTCGCGAACGGTTGGCAGTGCTGAAGGCACACGCAGATGCGTTCCTTGCCGCATTCGAAGAGGCCATGGAGGCCGAACTGGGCGAAGCGCTGCGCCGACAGCAGGATGTCGAGGAGGAGATCCAAAGACTGGAGGCCTGCCGGCGCATCGCCCTGGCCGAAGTCGAAAAGCAGCAGGCGCTTGCCGACCGACACGCGCAGGCGTTAAAGCGCGCCACGGAATTGCATGGCACTGCGAAGGGGCGGCTCAACGGCAATCCGGTGGCGCAGGAGCGTGAGCGCCTCGGCCGCGAGATGGCCATGGCCACTGAAAGCCGAACCCGAATCGCGCTGGACGTCCTGGCCGCCCTGACGGGCTTGCGAGGCGTGCTGGATGAATTGGCTGCCTTGGCTAAACAGCCAGCAGCGCACACCTGCGCTTACGCGCCCCATGTAGAGCGTCTGGTCGTCGATGCCGCGGCAATCGATGCCGCCGACGGCCAGGCCGCCGCGCGTGAACTCGCGGCAATGCTGACAGGCGCGCAGATCGACCCGGCGAGCTTGCGGCGCGACCGGTTCGCCAGACTGGATGCCGCCCTGGCTCCCATTGCGCAGCGGCTGCAGGGCGCCGACGGGCTGTATGGGGCAGTGGTACAGCAGCAGGCGCGGGAGTCGGATCGCGCTACCGCCCTGCAAGGGGAAATCGATGACCTGAAGCGGCGCCGGCAAGGGCTGGAAGATGGCCACTTTGACTTGCCGGCGCATGTGGAGGCCGCGGTCCGATATCTCGAAGCCAAGATGCCGGGCGCCCATCCCAGGGTGCTTTGTAACCTTGTCCAGCCGCGGGAGGGCTCGCGCTGGCAGAACGCCATCGAAGGGCTCTTGGGCGGCAACCGCTTCGTGATCCTGGTGACCGCGCAGTATGAGGCGAGCGCCATCCGGGCGCTGCGACACGAGCTGCCGGCGACTAGGCAAGGGCGGGAGGCTTCCGTGGTGCAGGGGGAACTGGCCAAACGGCGGGCGGAAAACCAGGCGCTAACGCCCGATGCCATGTTGCAGGAGCTGGTGATTGCCGATGAAACCGCGCGCGCCTATCTGGTTGCAAGCTACGGCCGTTATGTCAAGGTAGCGGATGCGCAGGCACTGCGAGGCGCGCCACAGGCACTGACCGTGGACGGCATGGCCAGCGGCGGATTCAAGATGTTTTCGTCATGGGTGGAGGACGGCGAACTTGCCTTCGGTGCAGAGGCGCGGCGCAAGCGCGTGGTGAGGCTTGCCCGGCAAATCGACGAAAAGACGCGGGAAAGGGACGCACATCTCGCAAGCGGCGCAGAGTTGGCCGCATGGGGCGCGCGTCTGCTCGGCCTGAAGCTTGTGCCTGTCGCGCCGATGCTGGACGAGCTGGGTGAAACGCAGCGCGGGCTGAGTAGTCTCGGGGCGCAGCTCGCCAGCTTGGATGACTCCGATCTCATCGTCCTGGAGCGCCGCGTGGCGCGTGCGGAGCAGCTCTTGGACGGCCACCACCGCCTATCCAATGCCGCGTCACGCTTAGCGGGCGAAGCGGCGGGGCAGGCGCGTGGCTTCGAAGGGAACATCGCTGACGCCGAAGCTAAGCTTGTGGAGTGCCGGGACGCCGTGAGACAGGTAAACGCCCGCGTGGCTGAGCTGATCCGACTCAATCCGCACTTCGATCCGGTACGGCTTGACCAGCGCGCGCGGCAAGCGGCCACGGAGCAGACTTCAGCGTCCTTCGATGGACGGCGGCGTCAGCAAGCCGGTCTCTACCGTCAGGAGCGCGAGGCATTCGAGCGGAAACTGGAGGCGCATAATCTCTTGTCTTCCTCGTTCGATGAGCGGGTTGACTTTCAGCCTTGCCACTCAACGCAGGGCGAGTATGAGTGGCAAGCCTATGGCGGCATACCCGCTGCCCGGCGGCAAATCTCGGCCATGTTAGAACGGCTCGACCAAGTGCGCATCCTCAACAACACCAGCGAGTTGGGGGGCGCCGAGAAGAGTTTCAACAATACCTTCAGTACGCATTTCGCGCTGGCCGTACGCACCGCGGTGGAGCAGGGCATCGACCCGCTCAAGCGGCTCAACGAGAAGCTCAAGCGCCTGGCATTCGGCGAAGACCGTTTCGAGATCGAATACGGGCAGATGGTCAAGGAGTACAAAAAATACTTCGACCTGTTCCAGGAACTGAACCGGCTGGCCGAGACACAAACGCCGGTGGACTTGTTCTCGGCCGCCGAAGGCGTGCTGTCCGCCGACAGCGTCATGGCGCTGGATGACATCAAGCTGCTATTGCTCGACACCAACCGCGACCACGCGTTGCGGCGACTGAAGGACATAGCGGATTACCGCAACTATCGCCAATATGACATCCGCAAGTACTCGGAGGATGGACGCGAGGCGTCCTTGGCAAGAATGGCGACGTTCTCGGGAGGCGAGCTAATGACGCCGGCCTATCTAGTACGGGCCGCGGTGCTGGCCCAGGCATTTCGCCAGTTCGAGAAGACGCCGAGCCTGAAGCTCATGATGATCGACGAGGCCTTCGACAAGATGGACGAGGGCCGCACCGCTGCCGTGATGCGCTATCTCAATGAGAACCTTGGCCTGCAACTGGTGGTTGCCATGCCATCCCGCGCGTCCGGCCCTCTGCTCGAGTTGTTCAGTTTCGAGCATCGTTTTTCCCTGATGAAGGTGGAGGGTCTGGCAGGCGAACTCGATAAGATTACCGAGGTGGACAGCTCTTTGTTGAAGGCCGACCGGCTACATGCCCTCTGGACTGAACGCCGGGAGGCGGTGCGGCGTGAAGCGGCGGGGCAGTTCGACTTGCAAGAAGCACGCAAGCAATTGGTCTCGGACATGGGGACATGA